AAGGCCTCGATCTGCCTGGCAAGTTGTGCGAGACGGTGGTCATCACCCAATTGCCATTTGCGGTGCCAACCGATCCAGTAGGCGCCACTTATGCGGAATGGCTAGAATCGTGCGGGCGCAATCCGTTCCTGGAGGTCGCCGTGCCGGAAGCCACGCGTCTGCTCACCCAGTACTGTGGGCGCCTGATCCGAAGCGAAACGGATCGCGGGCGCATCGTGCTGCTGGACCGGCGCGTCGTCACACGGCAATACGGCAGTCAGATGCTAAAAGCATTACCCCCTTTTCAGCGCGTGATCGAGCGAAGTACATGAGCATCATCCGTCTTCGTGATTGCCCAGCCATGCCGTGGAAAAATGGCATGGGTCGTACACGTGAGCTTGCCGTCCATCCGGTCGGTGCCGGCATGGATGAATTCACCTGGCGCGCGAGCGTGGCGGAAGTCGATAGCACAGCACCGTTTTCCGCGTTTCCAGGTATCGATCGTCACATCGCTCTACTTGAAGGCGCCGGGTTCATCATGGCCCTGGACGATGGACGCACCCATGCGCTGACCTCGCCCTTCATGCCGTTTACATTCCCTGGCGAAGCCCAGGTGAGCGTAACCTTGCGTGGTGGCCCGACGCGCGACTTCAACCTGATGCTGCGCCGCACACGAGTGCATGGCGAGCTGGTAGTGTGGGACGAACCCGGTCGGCAAGTGGTGGATGATGCGGTGGCCTTGATCTATTGTGCGCAAGGCCACGTCGATACGGCGGACGGGCGCCTGCAAACAGGTGATGCGTGGTTGCCAGGGCTGTCATCGACTGGGCGTATCGCACTGGATCCTGGAACATTGACACTTGTCGCGCGAGTGGAATCGCGCGGAAATTAGCCATTGCTGGCGTTTCTTCCAAGGGGTCTCCACTATGATCATGTTGGTCTTCGGTCTTATCGTTTTCCTCGGCTTGCACTCCCTTCGCATCGTGGCCGACGACTGGCGCAAGCAGCAGATCGCGCGCATCGGGCTGCATCGCTGGAAAGGCTTCTGCTCCATAGTCGCGCTCATCGGTATCGGGTTGATCATCTGGGGGTTCGGGCTGGCGCGGCAGCATCCGGTGCTGGTTTACGCGCCACCGCTTTGGCTGCGCCATCTCAACAGTTTGTTCATGCTGGTGGCACTGATTTTTCTTGCGGCAGCGCGCGTACCCCGCAACCATATCAAGGCGAGGCTGGGTCACCCTCAGGTACTGGCGGTGAAAACCTGGTCGTTCGGCCATCTTCTGGCGACCGGCATGTTGCACGACCTGGTGTTGTTCGCGCCGTTCCTGGTCTGGTCGGTGGTGTTCTTCATCGTGTCGCGCAGGCGCGACCGCCGGGACAGCACGGTTTATCCGGCCGGTACGGTCAAGGGTGACGCGCTCGCGGTGGTGATGGGGGTGGCGGTCTGGACGCTGTTCGCATTCTGGCTGCATAACCTGCTGTTCGGCGTGAATCCGTTGACCTGAATGGTTTTTAGATAAGTCACCTGATGACATCGTCCAGGGTGAAAAGAGGGATGCGGCTATGAACGCCAAGCTTATTGCCCCTCCACCACCGGCAAGCTGATAAAGCTCGCATGATCCGGGGTATGCCATACCCGTTGCGTAGCCTTCACATAATCCGACGCTTTCGCATCAAAGATGTTTGGCACGAAGGTCTGCGGATTGCGGTCATATAACGGGAACAGGCTGGATTGCACCTGCACCATGATGCGGTGTCCCGGTTGGAATACATGGTTCACGGTCGGCAAGCGGAAGCTGTAAAGCAACGGTGCATGGGCTTCGATCGCCTGCGGATGCTCAAAGCTGGTGCGATAGCGGCCGCGGAAAATATCCAGCGAGATCGGCAATTCATAGCCGCCCATGCTCGGGTTGGACGGCACAGAATCCGGGTATACGTCGATGATCTTCACCACCCAGTCGCTGTCCGTACCACTGGTTGATGCCACCAGGTTCACTTGCGGTGCGCCGCCCAGATGCATCGGTGTGGTCAGCGGCTCGCTGACATAGGTGAGTACATCCGGCCGACCGTCGACAAAGCGCTGGTCATTGAGCAACCAGTGCGTCCAGGCTTCGTGATCGGAGCCCACCACCGGACGCGGCTGATATGGCACCGGCTTGGCCGGATCGGAAACGTATTCGTCGTACTTGGCATCACTGGCTGTGGGCGCTTCGAATGACAGGCGACCATCTGCTTCGAGGTAAATCGGCTTGGGTTTCGATACACAGCCGTTGTCACATGATAGCGGCCAATGCGTGTAACGATCCCAATGGTTCTCGCCCGTGTTGTAGATGAACACCGGCGGCGTGTTGGCCTTCGGCGCGCCATCTTTCAGGTATTGATTGAAGAACGGCAGCAATACGTCGCGGCGGAATTGCAGTGCGGTATCGCCATCCCATTTCATGGGACCGAGCGTGCTGCCATCGTAGTTCGCCTGGCTGTGCCGCCACGGGCCCATCACCAGGTAGTTCTTGGTGTGGGTGATGTCCTTGGGTTCCATGACTTCGTAGCTATGGATGGCGCCCCACATATCTTCCTGATCCCACAAGCCCTGCTCCCACATGGTGGGCACCTTCAGCGGTTGGTTGACCAGGATCTGGTCCAGCGCCTGATTCGACCAGAATGCATCGTAGGCCGGGTGCTCATGGATCTTGCGCCAGAACGGCAGTGCATCCAGTCCGTTGGCATGCGCGAAGTCACCGGCGGAGCCCACGCGCAGGAAATTGGTGTAATCGTCCAGACCCTGGCGCGGGATCATGTAGCCCGTGCCTTTCTTGGTGGTCTGGAAGGTGATGTAGTCCAGGTCGTTCTGACGGAAGGCGCCGTAGTGGAACCAGTCGTCACCCATCCAGCCATCCACCATCGGGCTTTCCGGCGCGGCGACCTTCAACGCCGGGTTCGGGTTGATCAGCGCCATCACCACGGTGAAGCCCTCGTATGACGAACCGAGCATGCCGACCTTGCCATTGGACTCGGGAATGTTCTTCGACAGCCAGTCGATGGTGTCGTAGGCATCGGTGGATTCATCCACCTTGCCGTGATTGAGCGGTCCGCGCAGCGGCAAGGTCATCACATAGTCGCCTTCGGAGCCGTACTTGCCACGGATGTCCTGGAACACGCGGATATAGCCTGCTTCCACGAATACTTCGTCACCCTGTGGTAACAGATCCAGCATGTGCGGCGACAGCGTGCGCTCGGTGCGGCCGTCCGCGTTGTAGGGCGTGCGCGTCAGCAAGATCGGCGCATTGTGCGCACCCTTCGGAATCACGATGACCGTGTGCAGCTTTACGCCGTCGCGCATCGGAATCATCACCACGCGCTTGATGTAGTCGTTGGCATCGGTCGGCGCGGTGAAGTTCACCGGAATATCCGGCGTGAGCGGCGCGGTCTGGGCATGGATGCTCGCAGCGGACAGGGCCATTGCGAGTGCCGTAGCAAAAAGCAGGGAACGAATCGGATACATGAGGATCTCCACAACAGCCGCCCCAACCCTAAGGCAGCGGGTGCCATCGATGTCTGGAAAGCTGCTCTCCCGGCAGCATGGAGACTTTAAGACAACGCTGATGGAAAGCCATGCATGACTTTTTGCCTAGTGACCCCTTGCATTTGCTAACCGCAGGTGGAGGATGGAAGGCTAGCCCATCGGGGAACCTTCATGAGGTCAGCCGCTTTGTGCGACGAGCGAAGTCACTGGGTCCCGGCCTGCGCCGGGACGACGAGCAAAAACCTGTGACTTTGACGCTTCGACGTCGCCTCTCGTTTTATCAGCCACTTTTTTCCAAGTCATGCCGCGCTAACCCAACCTGCGAATGACCTTCCGCAGGGCTGCGGATTCAAAGGCCACTCGGTCTCGCCAAGGAAACGGCCCATCGGCCCGAAGCGGCGTTCCACGATGCGTCCCCGGCCCTCGTTATCGATCGCCACGACGGTGCTGGCGCGCGTGCCGTAATACTCGCCACGGATAAAGGCGGAAGACAGCCAGCGCTCACGCTCCAAGCCAATGCCCGTATCCGGTAACGTCTCATCAGGCGCCTGCTGCTCGTTGGCCAGCGCGCGGAACAACGGTGCGAAATCCACTTCATGGCCGGCATTCATCCAGGCCTGCAAGCGCACCATCAAGGCCTTGGTCTTGGGCCAGGGCGTATTGAAGTCCGCATTGGAAAGCCCATGCACACCGGGCTCGATCCGTTGCACCTTCGCCGTTGGGCGATTGCCGATGTAGAAGCCGTGATCGACATCGAAAGTAAGCAGATTAAACGGTCGATAGCTGGCTGCCGTTGCCATCACGTTTTGCGCATGCTGGGTGGCGTCGTCGGGGCCAGCGAGGTAATCCGTGGCAAGCAGACCGCGCGACGTGCCGTGCTGCGGATCGCGCGGATCGCGCATGTTGGTGACGACACAGCATCGGCCCGACTCGGTGACACCTAACCACGTGCCGCCGGCTTCCCGATCACGGCCGCCAATGATCGCCAGATCTTTCCAGTGGCATAAAGGGTTGCTTGGCCGCGCATGGAATTCATCGCGGTTACCCGCCAGCAGTAGACGCCAGCGTGGGTGGCTATGCCAAGCGAACGCGATCAGGCACATAGAGGCATGGATTCTAGCTCATCGGCGGGACGCGCGCCGCCGTACCGCCTCCGCCCAGCGAACAGCCAGCCGTGGCGCCGTCATAAAAACTGTTTCATCCGTTATCGTATTGCTCCATTTGAATACTGCCCAGATCTACCACCATCTACGTCAGTTTTCACGGCGGCGTGCCTTCGGAAAAACGCCCGGCCTTGGTGGAACGCTTTCGCAACGATCCTGCATGCCGCGTCTTTCTTTCCATCGATGCCGGAGCCACAGGGCTCAACCTGCAACACGCCTCCGTACTGGTGAACATGGATCTGCCGTGGAATCCGGCCACCGGAGCACAACGGCTCAATCTGCCGTTACCCTCCGGGGAAACCGCCAGCAAGCTCGCTGATGCTTGCGCATTATTAGCGGAAACCTTGCGAGGGAGGTCTTGAAGTCAATAAGGGATGCAGTAGCGGCTGCTTTGTTCACCGGAGCCAGGAATTCATGCAAGCGCGCCAGATCGGAAAGAGCCTTACCGGTCCACTTCAACTCCATCAACGAGGCACCGGGAGTGTCTCGTCGGTGCCAAGGCTATCTGCCCACGCTTGTACGGCCTGATGGTCGATGACGTGACCTGCGTCAACGTCGGCCAATGCCTCTCGGGTCAGGCGGTCACGCTCTTCCTCTTGGGCAATCCAGGCTGTGAGCGCCTGCTTCAATATCCAGCCACGTGGACGCTCAAGACGATCGGCCAAGCGGTCGACTTGCTCGGCTAGCGAAACCGGTACGTGGGCGGTGAGAACACGGGTTGCAGCTTTCGTCATGGCGACCTCACGATCAATTGACACGGCACATCCTTGCGATCTGATTCAGATGTAATCTGAATGATTAAATCCGATTACATCAATGAAAGCTGGGATTACATCCCAGCGGCAGCAGCCCCTTGCGGATACCGCGACGACAGCTGCGGCCGATTTCCTGTCGATCCCCCTTCGACACGCGCTAACAGACCACTCCGGCTAAAATGTCCGTGAGGCCGCGCCAGAGCGCCATCCGTGCCATCTCGCCGGAACAAGCCAGCTCGGACATAATCAGCTTTATGCCGACCTATTCCAACGCCTTTCACCCACTTTCAGCCGCCCTGATCGCCTGCGCGATCGCCTTTTTCGCCATCGTCCCCATACCCGTCCGAGCCGCACAGGACGGCAAGACCCAGGCCCAACAGGCCGAGGCCAGGCAGCAGTTGGCCGACTTGCGTACCAAGATGCAAGCACTGACCAAGGAGCAGGCGGACACCGCCGCGCGCCGTGATAGCGCCAACGCTGCCCTGGCCAAGCAATCCGACGCCGTCGCCAGCGCGGCCAGAGCCGTGCACGATACCGACGCGCAGATCGCCGCCAAGCAGCAACAGCTCGATCAGTTGCAGACGCAACGAAATGCCCTCAACCAGCACCTGGACAGCCAGCGCGCAGCGATTGCCGATCTGCTGCGCGCCACTTACACCGTCGGCCAGGGCTCCGACCTGCGCTTGCTGCTCGGTGACGAGGACATCGCCCGGATTGCCCGCTCGCTCGCCTACTCCAAGTATTTCCAGCAGGACCGCGTGCAAAAAGTGCAGGAGCTAATGACGCAACTCACCCAACTGCAGGACCTGGAAAACCAAGTCGCCACCGATCAGCAAGCCCTGCAAGCGACACGTACGCAGCGCCAGCAGCAGGCCAGCGCGCTCGAGCAACAGCGCAAATCGCAGCAGCAACTCGCCAGCCAGATCGATGCGCAATACAAGAATGAAGCACAGAAGCTAACGGCGATGAAGCAGAACGAGCAGTCGCTCAATGACTTGCTGGTCAAGTTGCAAAAGGCGATCGACGAAGCCGCTCGCGAGGCGGAGCGTAAGGCACGCGCCAACCCGACCGTACCTGGCGCCAACACCGGCAAGGCGCTGGCCAATATTCGCGGAAACTTGCCGTGGCCGGCTGCCGGGCCGGTGCACAGCTTCGGCAACGGCGTGTTGATCAGCGCACCGCGCGGCAGCGAAGTGCATGCGGTGGCGGCCGGCCGCGTGGTCTACGCCCACTTCATGCGCGGCTACGGCCAGCTCATCATTCTCAGCCACGGCAATGGCTGGCTGAGCATGTACGGCAATAACGAGACTCTGCTGCACGGAGTGGGGGACGACGTGGCATCGGGCGAGTCGCTTGGCACGGCCATGCTTGTCACCAGCGACAGCAACGGCGTGTATTTCGAACTGCGCCACCATGGACAGCCGGTCGATCCGCGAACCTGGTTGAGCCAGAAGCGATGACCTCTACCCATGCGATAGCTGCTTCCCCCACGTGCAAGGGAGCCATGTCACGAATGTGCAGGTCCTTACGCCAAGACCAGCCAGACAACGCCATCGCAACAAGGATCGGCGTATTCTGTGGCGACTGAATTCGGACGGTGCCGAACAGTCTCAACATTGCCGTCATCTCTTTTCCTGTGGAGTTTGCCCCATGCGTTTCCCCCGTCACTGCCTTCTCGCCCTGCTGCTGGCGACGCCTGTGCTGCATGCACAAGTGGCGACTGATACGGGTGCGAACGCCGCGATCGATAACGGCAGCACCCCTGCCAAAGCGTCCAGCAGTGCCACCCCGGCAGACCAGGTCAACATGGACGACGTGAGTAATTTTGCGCACGTGTACCAGGTCATCCGCCAGGCCTACGTGGAAAAGGTCGACAACAAGACCCTGATGAACGATGCGATCAAGGGCATGCTCTCCGGCCTTGATCCACATAGCGCCTACCTCGACAAGGAAGGGTTGCAGGAACTCAACGAGGACACCACCGGCCAGTATGGCGGTCTCGGCATCGAGGTGATGGAGGACAACAGCCTGTTGCGCATCGTATCCCCGATCGACGACACGCCCGCTTCACGCGCGGGCATCAAGCCGGGGGACGTGATCACTTCGATCAACGGCAAAGCGGTGACCCCCGACAACATCGACGACATGTTCAACGCCCTGCGCGGCGATCCCGGCACTAAGATCTCGCTAGGCATCCTGCACGAAAAGTCGGAGCAACCGGTCACCATGACCATGACCCGCGAACGCATCTCGATGACCAGCGTGAAGGTGCGCGAACTGGAACCGGGTTATGCCTATATCCGCATCAGCCAGTTCCAGGATGACACCGCCGGTGATCTGGAGAAGAAGCTGGGTGACCTGTTGAAAAAGAATGGTACGCAGAAAGGCGCCGTTCTCGACTTGCGCTCCAACCCGGGCGGCCTGTTGACTGCTGCCGTAGGCGTTAGCAGTGACTTCCTTGATTCCGGCGCCATCGTGACCACGCATGGCCGCCTGCCGGATTCCAACCTCACCTTCACGGCCCACGCCGGTGGCGACTTGTTGAACGGCGCACCGATGGTCGTGCTGGCCGACAACGGCACGGCCTCGGCAGCCGAGATCGTTTCCGGCGCACTGAAAGACAATCATCGTGCACTGATCGTCGGTCGCCGCACATTCGGCAAGGGCGTGGTACAGACGGTGCTGCCGCTCGATGCCGATCACGCGGTGAAGTTGACCACGGCTCGCTACTACACCCCGAACGGCACCTCGATCCAAGCTGAAGGCATCAAACCGGATATCGCACTGGCGGATTTGACGGTCGCCAAGGTGGACAACTCGCAGGAACCCATGAGCTCGGAAGCGGACCTACCGCATCACTTGGCCAATGAAGCTGCTGCGGTGGCCGGTGGCAACATCAATAACGATGGCAGTGCGGAGAACGCCAAGCTGGCGACCACTGACTATGCGTTGTCGCAGGCGTTGAATATTTTGAAAGGGCTGGCGCTAAGGCGCGATAGTGGGACGCCCGCGGCCAAGGCGCAATAACGCACACACTCACCCCTTGTCATCCTGGCGAAGGTCCACTGTTAGCGGAAAATTCGCGGCACGGCACTCCTCTTCCCAGAAGGGAGAGGGAAATGCCAGTGTAAGACGAACCTTAAAAATCCTTCTGCAACGTCAGGTACACCCCACGCCGCGGCCCATATTGCGGCGCCCCCACGCCCACACCGGTACCGCTACGCAGTTCATACGTGCGATCCAGCGCATTGATCAGCGCAAGCTGTGTATGCAGCTTGCCGAAGCTCTCAAAGTTGAAGTCATGCGAGACATTGAGGTTTAGCTGGAAGTAGTACGGCAGCGAAAGACCATTCGGCGTGAGGCCATCCTCGCGCAGGCCGCTGCCGAAAATGTAATCAGCGCCGACCTTGGTGGCATCGGTGATAGCGTAGTTGATGCCACCGGATGAGGTCAGCTTCTGATCGTGGTCGAGATGGATCCAATGATCCGCGATATAAGCCAGTTCATCCGGACTGAAGTTGTACTGGCTGGTGATCACATCCTTGCCCATCGCGCGGCTGTAGGCAAAGTTGAAGTACGCGGACAGCGGCCCCTGGTTGTAGGTCAGGCTGAACTCGTTGCCGCGCACGCGACCGTACTTGTAATTGAAGGTGGAGTACACCAGCGCCGCGCCGAACTGACCCTCATCCTGCAGACGATCCACCTGGCGGTAGTAGGAATCGAAGCCCAGGGTCCACGCCGAACCGATGTTCTGCGAAATGCCGACGTCGAAGTAATGGGAGCGCTCAGCCAGCGGTGTGTTGTTGCCGTAATTCTTCACCGCGTTGGTGGTGCCAGCGAATGCCTCGATGTTTTCGGTGGAAATCAGCTCGGTCTGCGGCGGCGTAAAGTAGCGCGAATAACCAGCGTGCACCGTGGTGCTATCGGTCGCCTGCCAGACCACGCCAACGCGTGGGCTCAACTGGCTTTCCTCGCGGAATGCCTGATAGCGATCACCACGCACGCCATAGTTGACGGTCCAGCTATCGTTGATATCCCACTGGTCCTGGACGTAGGCAGCCATAGTTTTAGCGAGGATGCGATCGCCAGTGAAGATGCTGAAAGGCACCGTGCTGGTCTGGTTGCCTGCGTCATCGGCCGGGAACACTTGCGAATAAGTATGGGTGTAGGCGCGATCGAGTTCGCCGTACAAACCGTAGCGCAAAGTGTGATTGCTGGCCCACGGCATGGAGAAGTCCGCCTGCAAGGTCGTGGCGCGGTCGCCCTGGTTGATCTGTCCGGCTACGCCGTTGAACATCAGGTCGCCGATGTCATCGGGGTAATACTGCAAACCGCTGTAACGCTGACCCACCGATACCTGGTAATGGGTGTCGGCGAACTTGCCCTGTAACGCCAGCGCGCCGAAACGCGTTTCTTCGTCCTGACGTTCGTTCAGATCGGCGGAGTTGAAGGTGGTGATATCCAAATAACCGAACTGCGGCACCTGGCTTGGATTGTTCGGAATCTGGAAACGATTGTTGGTCGAGCCGAACATCAGGCTCAAACGTGTGTCGTTGTTGATCAGGTACGTGACATCACCGAACGCCTTGATCTGGTTGGTATGATCGTGGATCGGGTCGCGGCTCGGAGTTGGATTTTCGATCCCGATGTTGTTCTCCAGATAATTGGCCGTGAAGAAATAACTCCAATTGCCGCTGTGCCCCCACAGCGAGGCATAGGGATTCACGGTACCGAACGAACCACCTGTGATACCCACGCTGCCACCGTTGTTGAGGTCGGAGCCACTTTTGGTGTTGATGTCCACCACGGCCGCCGTGCGCTCCCCATATTGCGCTGGCAAGGCGCCGTCGAGCAGGGTGACGCTCTGGATGGTTCGCGGATCCAGCGACTGACCGAAGCCGGAGATCGATTCCGGAATCATCACGCCATTGATGCGGTACTGCAGATTGGCGTGGTCGCCGCGCACATGAAGCTGGCCGTAGGAATCCTGTACCACGCCCGGCGCCTGCAGCAGCACCTGGTTCATCGGGGTGGCATCGCCCAGCGGCAACGCCTGGATGTTCTGCGCGGTGATGACGTACTGGCTGCTGCCCGTATCCGGCGACAAACCGTTGCGAGCCTGGTCGAGCGCTGCGGTCACGCTTATCGTGCCTAGCTGCTGGACCTTGGAGGGGCGCCGATTGCGCGAGCCCGCGGCACCGCTTGTGTCATCGGCATTGCTGTCCGCCGGTTGTTGGGCAGTCGCGGCCGACGAGGCGACGGCGGGGGTTGTACCAGGGATATCCAGCGTGGGAATCGCTGTGGCTGCATAACTGGAAACCGCATATAGCGCGAGGCTGAGTCCAAGAGCGAGCGGGGACAATTTCATGCAGGGGTTCCGGACGAGTGTGGTTTGGGTCGGCCGATCGGAAGGGGGCTAATTTCGATATGTTATAACATTTCTATCGCATCCCGACATCCCTCCCAGAAGTCATGCCCGTCGGAATGGGAGAATTGAAGAACCACACGCGCACGGCGGGTGGTTTGCGCCAGTCGCCCCTGCGAGGAAGATGGAGTTAAAATCCCGCAGTTCCGGCAGGGCGCACCGCATGATCTCCGTTTGGACAGCACTTCAGTGACCGCATGCAGGTCCCGAAATCCGATATACGACGCGCTCCCCCCACCCGCATATACCGTGCACCCCCGAGTGCGCAAGGTGCAGTCATGGTGGCGCCGGCACCGCCCAGCTATTACGAGGAACACAGGTTTTGAATACAGCGAATGATACGGCAGCACAACAGCGTAATCCTGGCGTGAGTGGCATGAGCCTGTACGTGCCCCAGCCTCGCGTCCCGCTGCAGGACTGGTGCGCGTGGACGGGCAACTCCTGGGATAAAGTGCAGGCCGTGGTCGGGCGCAGCTTCCGCCGACCGGCGCCTTATGAAGACGCTTACACCATGGCGGCGACCGCCGTGCTGCGTCTGATTCGTCACTACAACGTCGATCCGCGCAATATCGGCCAGCTCGCGCTCGGCACCGAAAGCAGCAAGGACAATTCCGCTGGCGCCGTGATCGTGCGTGGCATGGTCGATCGCGAGCTGGAGCGCCTGGGGCTGCCGCGTCTTGCCCGTCAGCTTGAAGTCCCCGAATTCAAGCATGCCTGCCTCGGCGGCGTGTACGCGCTGAAGAGCGCGCTGCGCTACGTCGCCTTCGACGCTAAGGGCAAGCAAGCCATCGTGGTGTGCAGCGACATCGCCGAATACGAACGCGGCTCCAGCGGCGAGCAGACTCAGGGCGCCGGTGCGGTAGCCATGCTGGTCGAGGCCCATCCGAAGCTGTTCGAAGTGGACTTGGCGCACTCGGGCAGTGCCTCGGATTACCGAGGTCCGGATTTCCGCAAGCCGTTTGCCCGCCATTTCGACCAGGACTATGGCCAGCGCAGCAAACGTGCGCATGATTTCCCCGTGTTCAGCGGCAAGTACTCCACGTTTGCCTACCTCGACGAAACCGGTCAGGCGGTGGATGCGATGCTGGAGCGCCTTGGCGTTTCCGACGCGGATTTTCTCGCTGGTGCGGACGGTCTGTTCTTCCATCGCCCCTACCACATGATGCCGCTGCAGGCGCTGGCGTTTATTTACGCCCGCGCACTGGCCCGCT
The sequence above is a segment of the Dyella sp. M7H15-1 genome. Coding sequences within it:
- a CDS encoding CocE/NonD family hydrolase, which encodes MYPIRSLLFATALAMALSAASIHAQTAPLTPDIPVNFTAPTDANDYIKRVVMIPMRDGVKLHTVIVIPKGAHNAPILLTRTPYNADGRTERTLSPHMLDLLPQGDEVFVEAGYIRVFQDIRGKYGSEGDYVMTLPLRGPLNHGKVDESTDAYDTIDWLSKNIPESNGKVGMLGSSYEGFTVVMALINPNPALKVAAPESPMVDGWMGDDWFHYGAFRQNDLDYITFQTTKKGTGYMIPRQGLDDYTNFLRVGSAGDFAHANGLDALPFWRKIHEHPAYDAFWSNQALDQILVNQPLKVPTMWEQGLWDQEDMWGAIHSYEVMEPKDITHTKNYLVMGPWRHSQANYDGSTLGPMKWDGDTALQFRRDVLLPFFNQYLKDGAPKANTPPVFIYNTGENHWDRYTHWPLSCDNGCVSKPKPIYLEADGRLSFEAPTASDAKYDEYVSDPAKPVPYQPRPVVGSDHEAWTHWLLNDQRFVDGRPDVLTYVSEPLTTPMHLGGAPQVNLVASTSGTDSDWVVKIIDVYPDSVPSNPSMGGYELPISLDIFRGRYRTSFEHPQAIEAHAPLLYSFRLPTVNHVFQPGHRIMVQVQSSLFPLYDRNPQTFVPNIFDAKASDYVKATQRVWHTPDHASFISLPVVEGQ
- a CDS encoding HutD family protein, translating into MSIIRLRDCPAMPWKNGMGRTRELAVHPVGAGMDEFTWRASVAEVDSTAPFSAFPGIDRHIALLEGAGFIMALDDGRTHALTSPFMPFTFPGEAQVSVTLRGGPTRDFNLMLRRTRVHGELVVWDEPGRQVVDDAVALIYCAQGHVDTADGRLQTGDAWLPGLSSTGRIALDPGTLTLVARVESRGN
- a CDS encoding ribbon-helix-helix domain-containing protein, which translates into the protein MSIDREVAMTKAATRVLTAHVPVSLAEQVDRLADRLERPRGWILKQALTAWIAQEEERDRLTREALADVDAGHVIDHQAVQAWADSLGTDETLPVPR
- a CDS encoding NRDE family protein, which gives rise to MCLIAFAWHSHPRWRLLLAGNRDEFHARPSNPLCHWKDLAIIGGRDREAGGTWLGVTESGRCCVVTNMRDPRDPQHGTSRGLLATDYLAGPDDATQHAQNVMATAASYRPFNLLTFDVDHGFYIGNRPTAKVQRIEPGVHGLSNADFNTPWPKTKALMVRLQAWMNAGHEVDFAPLFRALANEQQAPDETLPDTGIGLERERWLSSAFIRGEYYGTRASTVVAIDNEGRGRIVERRFGPMGRFLGETEWPLNPQPCGRSFAGWVSAA
- a CDS encoding NnrU family protein gives rise to the protein MSREWNRAEISHCWRFFQGVSTMIMLVFGLIVFLGLHSLRIVADDWRKQQIARIGLHRWKGFCSIVALIGIGLIIWGFGLARQHPVLVYAPPLWLRHLNSLFMLVALIFLAAARVPRNHIKARLGHPQVLAVKTWSFGHLLATGMLHDLVLFAPFLVWSVVFFIVSRRRDRRDSTVYPAGTVKGDALAVVMGVAVWTLFAFWLHNLLFGVNPLT
- a CDS encoding TonB-dependent receptor; amino-acid sequence: MKLSPLALGLSLALYAVSSYAATAIPTLDIPGTTPAVASSAATAQQPADSNADDTSGAAGSRNRRPSKVQQLGTISVTAALDQARNGLSPDTGSSQYVITAQNIQALPLGDATPMNQVLLQAPGVVQDSYGQLHVRGDHANLQYRINGVMIPESISGFGQSLDPRTIQSVTLLDGALPAQYGERTAAVVDINTKSGSDLNNGGSVGITGGSFGTVNPYASLWGHSGNWSYFFTANYLENNIGIENPTPSRDPIHDHTNQIKAFGDVTYLINNDTRLSLMFGSTNNRFQIPNNPSQVPQFGYLDITTFNSADLNERQDEETRFGALALQGKFADTHYQVSVGQRYSGLQYYPDDIGDLMFNGVAGQINQGDRATTLQADFSMPWASNHTLRYGLYGELDRAYTHTYSQVFPADDAGNQTSTVPFSIFTGDRILAKTMAAYVQDQWDINDSWTVNYGVRGDRYQAFREESQLSPRVGVVWQATDSTTVHAGYSRYFTPPQTELISTENIEAFAGTTNAVKNYGNNTPLAERSHYFDVGISQNIGSAWTLGFDSYYRQVDRLQDEGQFGAALVYSTFNYKYGRVRGNEFSLTYNQGPLSAYFNFAYSRAMGKDVITSQYNFSPDELAYIADHWIHLDHDQKLTSSGGINYAITDATKVGADYIFGSGLREDGLTPNGLSLPYYFQLNLNVSHDFNFESFGKLHTQLALINALDRTYELRSGTGVGVGAPQYGPRRGVYLTLQKDF
- a CDS encoding peptidoglycan DD-metalloendopeptidase family protein, encoding MRPRQSAIRAISPEQASSDIISFMPTYSNAFHPLSAALIACAIAFFAIVPIPVRAAQDGKTQAQQAEARQQLADLRTKMQALTKEQADTAARRDSANAALAKQSDAVASAARAVHDTDAQIAAKQQQLDQLQTQRNALNQHLDSQRAAIADLLRATYTVGQGSDLRLLLGDEDIARIARSLAYSKYFQQDRVQKVQELMTQLTQLQDLENQVATDQQALQATRTQRQQQASALEQQRKSQQQLASQIDAQYKNEAQKLTAMKQNEQSLNDLLVKLQKAIDEAAREAERKARANPTVPGANTGKALANIRGNLPWPAAGPVHSFGNGVLISAPRGSEVHAVAAGRVVYAHFMRGYGQLIILSHGNGWLSMYGNNETLLHGVGDDVASGESLGTAMLVTSDSNGVYFELRHHGQPVDPRTWLSQKR
- a CDS encoding C-terminal helicase domain-containing protein, whose amino-acid sequence is MPSEKRPALVERFRNDPACRVFLSIDAGATGLNLQHASVLVNMDLPWNPATGAQRLNLPLPSGETASKLADACALLAETLRGRS
- a CDS encoding S41 family peptidase, with product MRFPRHCLLALLLATPVLHAQVATDTGANAAIDNGSTPAKASSSATPADQVNMDDVSNFAHVYQVIRQAYVEKVDNKTLMNDAIKGMLSGLDPHSAYLDKEGLQELNEDTTGQYGGLGIEVMEDNSLLRIVSPIDDTPASRAGIKPGDVITSINGKAVTPDNIDDMFNALRGDPGTKISLGILHEKSEQPVTMTMTRERISMTSVKVRELEPGYAYIRISQFQDDTAGDLEKKLGDLLKKNGTQKGAVLDLRSNPGGLLTAAVGVSSDFLDSGAIVTTHGRLPDSNLTFTAHAGGDLLNGAPMVVLADNGTASAAEIVSGALKDNHRALIVGRRTFGKGVVQTVLPLDADHAVKLTTARYYTPNGTSIQAEGIKPDIALADLTVAKVDNSQEPMSSEADLPHHLANEAAAVAGGNINNDGSAENAKLATTDYALSQALNILKGLALRRDSGTPAAKAQ